A section of the Saccopteryx leptura isolate mSacLep1 chromosome 6, mSacLep1_pri_phased_curated, whole genome shotgun sequence genome encodes:
- the LOC136376191 gene encoding small ribosomal subunit protein eS6-like — protein sequence MATEVAADALGEEWKGYMVQISGENDKQGFPIKQGVLTHGRVSLLLSKGHACYRPRWTGERTRKSVRGGVVDVNLSVLNLVIGKKGEKDIPGLTDTTVPLPLDPKRTTRIRKLSNLSKEDDVHQYVVRKPLNKEGKKSRTRAPKIQRPVTPHVLQHRRRPIALKQQRMKKNKEETAEYAKLLAKRVKEAKEKHQEQIA from the coding sequence ATGGCCACAGAAGTTGCTGCTGATGCTCTGGGTGAAGAATGGAAGGGTTACATGGTTCAGATCAGTGGTGAGAATGACAAACAAGGTTTCCCCATAAAGCAGGGCGTCTTGACCCATGGCCGCGTCAGTCTTCTGCTGAGTAAGGGGCATGCCTGCTACAGGCCCAGGTGGACTGGAGAGAGGACGCGCAAATCTGTCCGGGGTGGCGTTGTGGATGTCAATCTCAGTGTTCTCAACTTGGTCATtggaaaaaagggggagaaagatatTCCTGGTCTTACTGACACTACTGTGCCTCTTCCCCTGGATCCCAAAAGAACTACCAGAATTCGCAAACTTTCCAACCTCTCCAAAGAAGATGACGTTCACCAATATGTTGTGAGAAAGCCCCTaaacaaagaaggtaagaaatCTAGGACCAGAGCACCCAAGATCCAGCGTCCTGTTACTCCGCATGTCCTGCAGCACAGACGTCGGCCTATTGCTCTGAAGCAACAGcgtatgaagaaaaataaggaagagaCCGCAGAATATGCTAAACTTTTGGCTAAGAGAGTGAAGGAGGCCAAAGAAAAACACCAGGAACAGATTGCCTAG